A window of the Alnus glutinosa chromosome 4, dhAlnGlut1.1, whole genome shotgun sequence genome harbors these coding sequences:
- the LOC133867472 gene encoding protein EPIDERMAL PATTERNING FACTOR 2 encodes MKNLSLGAHASFLVLIFSMVLTGSRGLRITHPFSLGEKGRSIGDQGHLSSKEEGKEEVGMELYPTGGSSLPDCSHACGPCFPCKRVIVSFKCSTEACPIVYRCMCKGKYYHVPSN; translated from the exons ATGAAGAACTTGTCTCTTGGAGCCCACGCTTCTTTCCTAGTTTTGATCTTCTCCATGGTACTAACTGGTAGCAGAGGCCTTCGAATCACTCATCCAT TCAGTTTAGGCGAAAAAGGCAGGAGTATTGGAGACCAAGGTCATCTCTCCTCTAAG gaagaaggaaaagaagaagttgGGATGGAACTGTACCCAACGGGCGGTTCAAGCTTGCCGGACTGTTCCCATGCGTGTGGGCCGTGCTTTCCATGCAAGAGGGTGATTGTGAGCTTCAAGTGCTCCACAGAGGCATGCCCAATTGTTTACAGATGCATGTGTAAGGGAAAATACTACCATGTTCCTTCCAACTGA
- the LOC133867340 gene encoding putative 1-phosphatidylinositol-3-phosphate 5-kinase FAB1D isoform X1 translates to MNAVNLKGFEGVIYYTVTNFGPHLEKTICWIFPFWDEMCSMCHNCGAELLKLEEKNRQKNENSLKFDTGGTIWSCKFCGDKQRGESIKQDSLTPFTTLMISPTTSLSSSDSFGSNSSEFSVDVNSYDRGNREESKTDDSQEGYRRMETNSKESNGGNDRHIARDVEIQISNGQEPKDGVPGYDGKSSNEVAENSQSIDDEFDTQIWEPPEAEDPEDDMEGSVAYNDDDDDECGDDTEWGKPASLSRFRDEGSGSYKFKVEKQRAIKEVINGRFKALVCHLLKSVGIAFSREDGESWVDIVTSLSWEAASFLKPDAIDGKAMDPNGCVKVKCIATGSRSQSQVVKGLVFKKRAAHKHMPTSYKNPRLLLIRGELGQSSSGLSSFASIEQQGRGYLRSLIEMIELCHPNVILVEKTVSRDIQESIRAKGMTLVYDMKLHRLERIARCTGSPILSSDTLTGQKLKQCESFHIEKFIEEHAPFGEGGKWPSKTLMFLEGCTTRLGCTILLKGAHSDELKQTKSIVQFAVIMAYHLILETSFLVDQRAMFSTIRFREVANVLPTDQQSPNLESVDSSVPCIEEFTATNGSHTVDIPISNGFHEENTHNSNLESESNSPLSYEPYNPAIFSGLSSLSASLKKVMADSFPLATPTPYQSLSSFFGFNGRQSNGHVSEVVSLSTTPVAVDHSDMEAKGSSIKVKSLDGEQFQTSSAFTEAPLEIKIDGGTSEDQLQSWDDINTVVNSQSILVLMSRRNALRGTICEQSHFSHIMFYKNFDVPLGKFLRDNLLNQRSQCTTCSELPEAHFYYYAHYNRQLTIQVKRLPKGKHLPGEAEGKLWMWSCCGKCKPGNGISKSTKRVLISNAARGLSFGKFLELNFSHASLSSRLSSCGHSLHSDFLYFFGSGPMVAKFKYSTVAIYNVSVPPQKLEFSNSIRQEWLRKEIENVYMKGMLLFREVANSLKKIRSQFIGRTLNLRGTSLDLSDIEEMLKHETSDFEVNIQNAVSKNGNPDQAVYKLLSLNRLLWELLLESCIWDRRLHSLLSPEYTAGDSNTAEKVMQEQVKLLDGPAAGGNDGTETILENGNVVFDDCANLRVKLDTSVEANGLPIKEIPVEGPVQESSDGDDVFNTSTVAEGEVPTLGPSTNGSSGQECAVNGSVHRQSGDDNCQAVILSSSDPQMDRTVPISTGLGNADSISDLHVSKKDKSLRSLSSSLENSIEWPWTPFSEIRQMGMKDLLKGYLKKFESISSYTPEYIPTAYQLIIEEGSRLHIPLETDNYIVSDYDGELSSIIACALASLNDVPVPLEVLDEDNKRENGVATKSFESLHSLVRSSASTYPPLSSNGSSDSDSVHSTPSISLEDQRFSSFDGLNLLDSLILPEPFNPVVNLLGKGKYTVACLYAKEFRDLRHRCCPSEVDYIASLSRCRSWDAKGGKSKSFFAKTLDDRFIIKEIKKTEFDSFTKFARDYFKYMNQSFELGNQTCLAKVLGIYQVSIRQAKSGKENRHDLMVMENLNYGRKSTRQYDLKGALHARYTAAADGSGEVLLDQNFVNDMNSSPLYVSNKSKRLLQRAVWNDTAFLNSINVMDYSLLVAVDTERRELVCGIIDYLRQYTWDKQLETWVKSSLVPKNVLPTVISPKEYKRRFRKFMSLHFLCVPDNWCSQMSSGSCELCGVRDEDDDGTSQPKSQKEGRLNGFSA, encoded by the exons ATGAATGCTGTAAATCTTAAAGGATTCGAGGGTGTTATATATTATACG GTGACAAACTTTGGACCTCATCTAGAAAAGACTATTTGCTGGATCTTTCCATTTTGGGATGAGATGTGTAGCATGTGTCACAATTGTGGTGCAGAATTGTTGAAGTTGGAGGAAAAAAACAGACAGAAGAATGagaattctttaaaatttgatactGGAGGTACCATTTGGTCTTGTAAATTTTGTGGGGATAAGCAGCGGGGAGAATCTATAAAACAGGATAGTTTGACTCCATTTACAACACTGATGATCAGTCCAACTACTTCATTATCAAGCAGTGATAGCTTTGGATCTAATTCCA GTGAGTTTTCGGTTGATGTAAACTCATATGACAG GGGTAATCGGGAAGAAAGTAAAACGGATGATAGTCAAGAGGGTTATAGAAGAATGGAAACCAACTCAAAGGAAAGCAATGGTGGCAATGATAGGCACATTGCAAGGGATGTGGAAATACAAATAAGTAATGGTCAAGAGCCAAAAGATGGTGTTCCTGGCTATGATGGCAAATCATCTAATGAAGTGGCTGAGAATTCTCAATCTATTGATGATGAATTCGACACCCAAATTTGGGAACCTCCAGAGGCAGAAGACCCAGAGGATGACATGGAGGGGAGCGTGGcttataatgatgatgatgatgatgagtgCGGTGATGACACTGAGTGGGGCAAGCCAGCTTCTTTGAGTCGCTTTAGAGATGAAGGAAGTGGGAGTTACAAGTTTAAAGTGGAAAAACAAAGAGCAATAAAAGAGGTGATAAATGGGAGGTTCAAGGCCCTTGTATGTCATCTTCTTAAATCCGTGGGTATTGCCTTTTCTAGGGAAGATGGTGAAAGTTGGGTGGATATAGTTACTTCTTTATCATGGGAAGCTGCTTCATTTTTGAAGCCTGATGCTATTGATGGTAAAGCAATGGATCCAAATGGTTGTGTGAAAGTGAAATGCATTGCAACTGGTTCTCGCAGCCAAAG TCAAGTAGTAAAGGGTTTGGTCTTCAAAAAACGGGCTGCTCACAAGCACATGCCAACTAGCTACAAGAATCCAAGGTTGTTGCTGATCAGGGGCGAGCTTGGTCAAAGTTCTAGTGGGTTGTCATCATTTGCTTCAATAGAGCAGCAG GGAAGAGGTTATCTGAGGTCTCTTATTGAGATGATAGAACTGTGCCATCCAAATGTGATCTTAGTAGAAAAAACTGTTTCTCGTGATATCCAGGAGTCTATTCGTGCAAAAGGAATGACACTGGTCTATGATATGAAGCTTCATCGCCTAGAGAGAATAGCCCGTTGTACTGGCTCACCAATCCTTTCATCTGATACTTTGACCGGTCAAAAGCTAAAACAATGCGAGTCTTTTCATATCGAAAAATTTATAGAGGAACATGCCCCTTTTGGTGAAGGGGGAAAGTGGCCCAGTAAAACACTGATGTTTCTTGAAGGCTGTACCACGCGTCTTGGTTGTACG ATTTTGCTGAAAGGCGCACATAGCGATGAATTGAAGCAGACTAAAAGTATTGTGCAGTTTGCGGTTATCATGGCATATCATTTAATTCTTGAGACATCTTTCCTTGTTGATCAGAGGGCAATGTTCTCTACAATTCGATTTCGTGAAGTGGCAAATGTCTTGCCAACTGATCAACAATCCCCCAATTTAGAATCTGTTGACTCAAGTGTTCCTTGTATTGAGGAATTTACTGCCACAAATGGGTCACATACAGTTGATATTCCCATTTCCAATGGATTCCATGAAGAAAATACCCACAATTCTAACTTAGAATCAGAAAGCAACTCTCCATTAAGTTATGAACCATATAATCCAGCCATTTTCTCTGGGTTGTCATCTCTTTCTGCTTCGTTAAAAAAAGTTATGGCAGACAGTTTCCCTCTTGCCACCCCTACTCCGTATCAATCACTGTCATCATTCTTTGGATTCAATGGAAGGCAATCCAATGGTCATGTCAGTGAGGTTGTTtctctttcaacaactccagTGGCAGTTGACCATTCTGATATGGAAGCTAAAGGTAGTTCCATCAAAGTGAAGTCACTTGATGGCGAGCAGTTTCAGACTTCTTCAGCATTCACTGAAGCCCCTCTAGAGATAAAAATAGATGGTGGTACCAGTGAAGACCAACTGCAAAGTTGGGATGACATCAACACGGTGGTGAATTCTCAGAGTATTTTGGTTTTGATGTCTAGACGGAATGCATTAAGGGGGACAATATGTGAGCAGAGCCATTTTTCTCATATCATGTTCTACAAGAATTTTGATGTTCCTCTTGGAAAGTTTCTGAGGGATAATTTACTCAATCAG AGAAGCCAGTGCACCACATGTAGTGAATTACCAGAAGCTCATTTTTACTATTATGCACATTATAATAGGCAGCTTACTATACAAGTTAAACGGCTTCCTAAGGGAAAACATTTGCCTGGGGAAGCAGAAGGGAAGCTTTGGATGTGGAGTTGTTGTGGTAAATGTAAACCTGGGAATGGAATCTCAAAATCCACAAAAAGAGTGTTGATTTCCAATGCTGCCCGTGGTTTGTCATTTGGAAAGTTCTTGGAGCTCAATTTCTCTCATGCCTCTTTGTCTAGCAGATTATCCAGCTGTGGCCATTCTCTGCATAGTGACTTCCTCTACTTCTTTGG GTCAGGCCCCATGGTTGCAAAGTTCAAATACTCTACAGTAGCAATATATAATGTTTCTGTGCCTCCTCAGAAGTTGGAGTTTAGCAATTCAATTAGACAAGAGTGGCTCAGGAAAGAAATTGAGAAT GTGTACATGAAAGGGATGTTACTGTTCAGAGAGGTTGCAAACTCTTTGAAGAAGATCAGATCTCAATTTATAGGCAGAACTCTGAACTTGCGAGGCACATCATTAGACTTATCTGATATTGAAGAGATGTTGAAGCACGAAACATCCGACTTCGAG GTAAACATTCAGAATGCTGTTTCTAAGAATGGGAATCCAGACCAAGCTGTTTACAAACTTCTCAGCTTGAATCGATTATTGTGGGAGCTTCTGCTTGAATCATGCATTTGGGATCGACGATTGCATTCCCTACTCTCACCCGAATATACAGCAGGTGACTCTAATACCGCTGAGAAAGTAATGCAAGAACAAGTCAAGTTGTTGGATGGCCCTGCTGCGGGAGGCAATGACGGGACAGAAACAATTTTGGAGAATGGCAATGTAGTCTTTGATGACTGTGCCAATTTGAGAGTTAAGCTAGATACATCCGTAGAAGCAAATGGATTGCCAATCAAAGAAATTCCAGTTGAAGGCCCAGTTCAAGAATCTAGTGATGGAGATGATGTATTTAATACATCTACTGTGGCTGAGGGTGAGGTGCCAACTCTGGGTCCAAGTACAAATGGATCATCTGGCCAAGAGTGTGCTGTGAATGGCTCTGTCCATCGTCAGTCTGGTGATGATAATTGTCAGGCAGTGATTCTTTCTTCGTCAGATCCCCAGATGGATAGAACCGTTCCAATTTCCACAGGGCTTGGGAATGCGGATTCTATTTCTGATTTACATGTATCAAAGAAGGATAAATCTCTACGTTCACTCTCATCCAgcttagaaaattcaattgaaTGGCCCTGGACACCTTTCTCAGAAATACGACAGATGGGCATGAAGGATCTCCTGAAAGGTTACTTGAAGAAATTTGAATCTATCAGTAGCTATACTCCAGAATACATTCCCACGGCGTATCAACTGATCATTGAGGAAGGCTCAAGGCTGCACATTCCTCTTGAAACTGATAATTATATTGTATCAGACTATGATGGTGAACTCTCAAGCATAATTGCCTGTGCACTGGCGTCCTTGAATGATGTACCTGTTCCTTTGGAAGTTCTTGATGAGGATAATAAGAGAGAGAATGGAGTGGCCACCAAGTCATTTGAAAGTTTACACAGCCTAGTTCGAAGTTCCGCCAGTACATACCCGCCTTTGTCTTCAAATGGTTCTTCAGATTCAGATTCAGTCCATTCTACACCAAGCATTTCTTTAGAAGATCAACGGTTCTCCAGTTTTGATGGGTTGAATTTGTTGGATTCTCTAATCCTTCCAGAACCTTTTAATCCAGTTGTCAATCTGCTTGGGAAGGGTAAATATACTGTAGCTTGTCTATATGCCAAAGAATTCCGTGATCTTCGCCACCGCTGCTGCCCATCTGAGGTTGATTATATTGCTTCTCTAAGCCGTTGTAGGAGCTGGGATGCCAAAGGTGGGAAGAGCAAATCATTTTTTGCTAAAACACTAGATGACAGGTTTATcataaaggaaattaaaaagaCAGAATTCGATTCATTTACGAAGTTTGCTCGGGATTATTTCAAGTACATGAATCAGTCATTTGAGTTGGGGAACCAAACATGCCTTGCAAAAGTTCTTGGGATCTATCAG GTAAGTATCAGACAGGCAAAAAGCGGGAAAGAGAATAGGCATGATCTGATGGTCATGGAGAATCTTAACTATGGTCGGAAAAGTACTCGTCAGTATGATCTTAAAGGTGCTCTACATGCTCGGTACACTGCAGCAGCTGATGGTTCAGGCGAGGTTCTTTTGGATCAGAACTTTGTCAATGACATGAATTCCTCTCCCTTGTATGTTAGTAATAAATCCAAGCGTCTCTTGCAACGGGCTGTTTGGAATGACACAGCTTTTCTTAAT TCAATCAATGTTATGGATTATTCTTTACTAGTAGCTGTGGATACGGAGCGGCGGGAGCTTGTATGCGGGATCATTGATTATCTGAGGCAGTATACCTGGGACAAGCAACTAGAGACTTGGGTGAAATCTTCACTTGTTCCAAAGAATGTTTTGCCGACCGTAATTTCTCCAAAAGAGTACAAAAGAAGATTCAGAAAGTTCATGTCCTTGCATTTCTTGTGCGTCCCAGATAATTGGTGCTCACAAATGTCCTCTGGATCTTGTGAACTTTGTGGAGTCAgagatgaagatgatgatggtACTTCTCAGCCGAAATCCCAAAAGGAAGGGAGGCTTAATGGTTTTTCTGCATGA
- the LOC133867340 gene encoding putative 1-phosphatidylinositol-3-phosphate 5-kinase FAB1D isoform X2 yields MCSMCHNCGAELLKLEEKNRQKNENSLKFDTGGTIWSCKFCGDKQRGESIKQDSLTPFTTLMISPTTSLSSSDSFGSNSSEFSVDVNSYDRGNREESKTDDSQEGYRRMETNSKESNGGNDRHIARDVEIQISNGQEPKDGVPGYDGKSSNEVAENSQSIDDEFDTQIWEPPEAEDPEDDMEGSVAYNDDDDDECGDDTEWGKPASLSRFRDEGSGSYKFKVEKQRAIKEVINGRFKALVCHLLKSVGIAFSREDGESWVDIVTSLSWEAASFLKPDAIDGKAMDPNGCVKVKCIATGSRSQSQVVKGLVFKKRAAHKHMPTSYKNPRLLLIRGELGQSSSGLSSFASIEQQGRGYLRSLIEMIELCHPNVILVEKTVSRDIQESIRAKGMTLVYDMKLHRLERIARCTGSPILSSDTLTGQKLKQCESFHIEKFIEEHAPFGEGGKWPSKTLMFLEGCTTRLGCTILLKGAHSDELKQTKSIVQFAVIMAYHLILETSFLVDQRAMFSTIRFREVANVLPTDQQSPNLESVDSSVPCIEEFTATNGSHTVDIPISNGFHEENTHNSNLESESNSPLSYEPYNPAIFSGLSSLSASLKKVMADSFPLATPTPYQSLSSFFGFNGRQSNGHVSEVVSLSTTPVAVDHSDMEAKGSSIKVKSLDGEQFQTSSAFTEAPLEIKIDGGTSEDQLQSWDDINTVVNSQSILVLMSRRNALRGTICEQSHFSHIMFYKNFDVPLGKFLRDNLLNQRSQCTTCSELPEAHFYYYAHYNRQLTIQVKRLPKGKHLPGEAEGKLWMWSCCGKCKPGNGISKSTKRVLISNAARGLSFGKFLELNFSHASLSSRLSSCGHSLHSDFLYFFGSGPMVAKFKYSTVAIYNVSVPPQKLEFSNSIRQEWLRKEIENVYMKGMLLFREVANSLKKIRSQFIGRTLNLRGTSLDLSDIEEMLKHETSDFEVNIQNAVSKNGNPDQAVYKLLSLNRLLWELLLESCIWDRRLHSLLSPEYTAGDSNTAEKVMQEQVKLLDGPAAGGNDGTETILENGNVVFDDCANLRVKLDTSVEANGLPIKEIPVEGPVQESSDGDDVFNTSTVAEGEVPTLGPSTNGSSGQECAVNGSVHRQSGDDNCQAVILSSSDPQMDRTVPISTGLGNADSISDLHVSKKDKSLRSLSSSLENSIEWPWTPFSEIRQMGMKDLLKGYLKKFESISSYTPEYIPTAYQLIIEEGSRLHIPLETDNYIVSDYDGELSSIIACALASLNDVPVPLEVLDEDNKRENGVATKSFESLHSLVRSSASTYPPLSSNGSSDSDSVHSTPSISLEDQRFSSFDGLNLLDSLILPEPFNPVVNLLGKGKYTVACLYAKEFRDLRHRCCPSEVDYIASLSRCRSWDAKGGKSKSFFAKTLDDRFIIKEIKKTEFDSFTKFARDYFKYMNQSFELGNQTCLAKVLGIYQVSIRQAKSGKENRHDLMVMENLNYGRKSTRQYDLKGALHARYTAAADGSGEVLLDQNFVNDMNSSPLYVSNKSKRLLQRAVWNDTAFLNSINVMDYSLLVAVDTERRELVCGIIDYLRQYTWDKQLETWVKSSLVPKNVLPTVISPKEYKRRFRKFMSLHFLCVPDNWCSQMSSGSCELCGVRDEDDDGTSQPKSQKEGRLNGFSA; encoded by the exons ATGTGTAGCATGTGTCACAATTGTGGTGCAGAATTGTTGAAGTTGGAGGAAAAAAACAGACAGAAGAATGagaattctttaaaatttgatactGGAGGTACCATTTGGTCTTGTAAATTTTGTGGGGATAAGCAGCGGGGAGAATCTATAAAACAGGATAGTTTGACTCCATTTACAACACTGATGATCAGTCCAACTACTTCATTATCAAGCAGTGATAGCTTTGGATCTAATTCCA GTGAGTTTTCGGTTGATGTAAACTCATATGACAG GGGTAATCGGGAAGAAAGTAAAACGGATGATAGTCAAGAGGGTTATAGAAGAATGGAAACCAACTCAAAGGAAAGCAATGGTGGCAATGATAGGCACATTGCAAGGGATGTGGAAATACAAATAAGTAATGGTCAAGAGCCAAAAGATGGTGTTCCTGGCTATGATGGCAAATCATCTAATGAAGTGGCTGAGAATTCTCAATCTATTGATGATGAATTCGACACCCAAATTTGGGAACCTCCAGAGGCAGAAGACCCAGAGGATGACATGGAGGGGAGCGTGGcttataatgatgatgatgatgatgagtgCGGTGATGACACTGAGTGGGGCAAGCCAGCTTCTTTGAGTCGCTTTAGAGATGAAGGAAGTGGGAGTTACAAGTTTAAAGTGGAAAAACAAAGAGCAATAAAAGAGGTGATAAATGGGAGGTTCAAGGCCCTTGTATGTCATCTTCTTAAATCCGTGGGTATTGCCTTTTCTAGGGAAGATGGTGAAAGTTGGGTGGATATAGTTACTTCTTTATCATGGGAAGCTGCTTCATTTTTGAAGCCTGATGCTATTGATGGTAAAGCAATGGATCCAAATGGTTGTGTGAAAGTGAAATGCATTGCAACTGGTTCTCGCAGCCAAAG TCAAGTAGTAAAGGGTTTGGTCTTCAAAAAACGGGCTGCTCACAAGCACATGCCAACTAGCTACAAGAATCCAAGGTTGTTGCTGATCAGGGGCGAGCTTGGTCAAAGTTCTAGTGGGTTGTCATCATTTGCTTCAATAGAGCAGCAG GGAAGAGGTTATCTGAGGTCTCTTATTGAGATGATAGAACTGTGCCATCCAAATGTGATCTTAGTAGAAAAAACTGTTTCTCGTGATATCCAGGAGTCTATTCGTGCAAAAGGAATGACACTGGTCTATGATATGAAGCTTCATCGCCTAGAGAGAATAGCCCGTTGTACTGGCTCACCAATCCTTTCATCTGATACTTTGACCGGTCAAAAGCTAAAACAATGCGAGTCTTTTCATATCGAAAAATTTATAGAGGAACATGCCCCTTTTGGTGAAGGGGGAAAGTGGCCCAGTAAAACACTGATGTTTCTTGAAGGCTGTACCACGCGTCTTGGTTGTACG ATTTTGCTGAAAGGCGCACATAGCGATGAATTGAAGCAGACTAAAAGTATTGTGCAGTTTGCGGTTATCATGGCATATCATTTAATTCTTGAGACATCTTTCCTTGTTGATCAGAGGGCAATGTTCTCTACAATTCGATTTCGTGAAGTGGCAAATGTCTTGCCAACTGATCAACAATCCCCCAATTTAGAATCTGTTGACTCAAGTGTTCCTTGTATTGAGGAATTTACTGCCACAAATGGGTCACATACAGTTGATATTCCCATTTCCAATGGATTCCATGAAGAAAATACCCACAATTCTAACTTAGAATCAGAAAGCAACTCTCCATTAAGTTATGAACCATATAATCCAGCCATTTTCTCTGGGTTGTCATCTCTTTCTGCTTCGTTAAAAAAAGTTATGGCAGACAGTTTCCCTCTTGCCACCCCTACTCCGTATCAATCACTGTCATCATTCTTTGGATTCAATGGAAGGCAATCCAATGGTCATGTCAGTGAGGTTGTTtctctttcaacaactccagTGGCAGTTGACCATTCTGATATGGAAGCTAAAGGTAGTTCCATCAAAGTGAAGTCACTTGATGGCGAGCAGTTTCAGACTTCTTCAGCATTCACTGAAGCCCCTCTAGAGATAAAAATAGATGGTGGTACCAGTGAAGACCAACTGCAAAGTTGGGATGACATCAACACGGTGGTGAATTCTCAGAGTATTTTGGTTTTGATGTCTAGACGGAATGCATTAAGGGGGACAATATGTGAGCAGAGCCATTTTTCTCATATCATGTTCTACAAGAATTTTGATGTTCCTCTTGGAAAGTTTCTGAGGGATAATTTACTCAATCAG AGAAGCCAGTGCACCACATGTAGTGAATTACCAGAAGCTCATTTTTACTATTATGCACATTATAATAGGCAGCTTACTATACAAGTTAAACGGCTTCCTAAGGGAAAACATTTGCCTGGGGAAGCAGAAGGGAAGCTTTGGATGTGGAGTTGTTGTGGTAAATGTAAACCTGGGAATGGAATCTCAAAATCCACAAAAAGAGTGTTGATTTCCAATGCTGCCCGTGGTTTGTCATTTGGAAAGTTCTTGGAGCTCAATTTCTCTCATGCCTCTTTGTCTAGCAGATTATCCAGCTGTGGCCATTCTCTGCATAGTGACTTCCTCTACTTCTTTGG GTCAGGCCCCATGGTTGCAAAGTTCAAATACTCTACAGTAGCAATATATAATGTTTCTGTGCCTCCTCAGAAGTTGGAGTTTAGCAATTCAATTAGACAAGAGTGGCTCAGGAAAGAAATTGAGAAT GTGTACATGAAAGGGATGTTACTGTTCAGAGAGGTTGCAAACTCTTTGAAGAAGATCAGATCTCAATTTATAGGCAGAACTCTGAACTTGCGAGGCACATCATTAGACTTATCTGATATTGAAGAGATGTTGAAGCACGAAACATCCGACTTCGAG GTAAACATTCAGAATGCTGTTTCTAAGAATGGGAATCCAGACCAAGCTGTTTACAAACTTCTCAGCTTGAATCGATTATTGTGGGAGCTTCTGCTTGAATCATGCATTTGGGATCGACGATTGCATTCCCTACTCTCACCCGAATATACAGCAGGTGACTCTAATACCGCTGAGAAAGTAATGCAAGAACAAGTCAAGTTGTTGGATGGCCCTGCTGCGGGAGGCAATGACGGGACAGAAACAATTTTGGAGAATGGCAATGTAGTCTTTGATGACTGTGCCAATTTGAGAGTTAAGCTAGATACATCCGTAGAAGCAAATGGATTGCCAATCAAAGAAATTCCAGTTGAAGGCCCAGTTCAAGAATCTAGTGATGGAGATGATGTATTTAATACATCTACTGTGGCTGAGGGTGAGGTGCCAACTCTGGGTCCAAGTACAAATGGATCATCTGGCCAAGAGTGTGCTGTGAATGGCTCTGTCCATCGTCAGTCTGGTGATGATAATTGTCAGGCAGTGATTCTTTCTTCGTCAGATCCCCAGATGGATAGAACCGTTCCAATTTCCACAGGGCTTGGGAATGCGGATTCTATTTCTGATTTACATGTATCAAAGAAGGATAAATCTCTACGTTCACTCTCATCCAgcttagaaaattcaattgaaTGGCCCTGGACACCTTTCTCAGAAATACGACAGATGGGCATGAAGGATCTCCTGAAAGGTTACTTGAAGAAATTTGAATCTATCAGTAGCTATACTCCAGAATACATTCCCACGGCGTATCAACTGATCATTGAGGAAGGCTCAAGGCTGCACATTCCTCTTGAAACTGATAATTATATTGTATCAGACTATGATGGTGAACTCTCAAGCATAATTGCCTGTGCACTGGCGTCCTTGAATGATGTACCTGTTCCTTTGGAAGTTCTTGATGAGGATAATAAGAGAGAGAATGGAGTGGCCACCAAGTCATTTGAAAGTTTACACAGCCTAGTTCGAAGTTCCGCCAGTACATACCCGCCTTTGTCTTCAAATGGTTCTTCAGATTCAGATTCAGTCCATTCTACACCAAGCATTTCTTTAGAAGATCAACGGTTCTCCAGTTTTGATGGGTTGAATTTGTTGGATTCTCTAATCCTTCCAGAACCTTTTAATCCAGTTGTCAATCTGCTTGGGAAGGGTAAATATACTGTAGCTTGTCTATATGCCAAAGAATTCCGTGATCTTCGCCACCGCTGCTGCCCATCTGAGGTTGATTATATTGCTTCTCTAAGCCGTTGTAGGAGCTGGGATGCCAAAGGTGGGAAGAGCAAATCATTTTTTGCTAAAACACTAGATGACAGGTTTATcataaaggaaattaaaaagaCAGAATTCGATTCATTTACGAAGTTTGCTCGGGATTATTTCAAGTACATGAATCAGTCATTTGAGTTGGGGAACCAAACATGCCTTGCAAAAGTTCTTGGGATCTATCAG GTAAGTATCAGACAGGCAAAAAGCGGGAAAGAGAATAGGCATGATCTGATGGTCATGGAGAATCTTAACTATGGTCGGAAAAGTACTCGTCAGTATGATCTTAAAGGTGCTCTACATGCTCGGTACACTGCAGCAGCTGATGGTTCAGGCGAGGTTCTTTTGGATCAGAACTTTGTCAATGACATGAATTCCTCTCCCTTGTATGTTAGTAATAAATCCAAGCGTCTCTTGCAACGGGCTGTTTGGAATGACACAGCTTTTCTTAAT TCAATCAATGTTATGGATTATTCTTTACTAGTAGCTGTGGATACGGAGCGGCGGGAGCTTGTATGCGGGATCATTGATTATCTGAGGCAGTATACCTGGGACAAGCAACTAGAGACTTGGGTGAAATCTTCACTTGTTCCAAAGAATGTTTTGCCGACCGTAATTTCTCCAAAAGAGTACAAAAGAAGATTCAGAAAGTTCATGTCCTTGCATTTCTTGTGCGTCCCAGATAATTGGTGCTCACAAATGTCCTCTGGATCTTGTGAACTTTGTGGAGTCAgagatgaagatgatgatggtACTTCTCAGCCGAAATCCCAAAAGGAAGGGAGGCTTAATGGTTTTTCTGCATGA